CTTTTCTGGAGGTGGTTATGCTGCTTGTTCCGGGTTTTCTTTTATCAAGCTCTTTTTGAATGTCCTCTTGTGTTAATTCAAGATTTGCGGGGCATCCATCAACAACAGCTCCAACCGCTTTTCCATGGCTTGACCCAAAGCTTGTTATTTGAAATTTTTCACCAATTGAATTTGACATTTTTAACCTCTTTAAACTTGGTTTATTTTTTTATATTTTAAACTTTTTAAATGTTTAATTTTGATTGTAATGGATTCTTTCAAAAACTTTGTTGATTTGAAATTGGGATGTTATTGTGGGGTTGCTCAAAACATCATGATTTTGAATCTTTATTATTTGCATTCCTACTTATTATGTATTGTTTAATAATAGCTTCATTATATTGAACTGTATTCTAAAAATTATTTTTTATCATAATATAATGTTTAATATTTTGTATTTGGATGATTTCCATAAATTTAATTAACTCATCAATTCAAAAATTATTATAGAAATGTTACGAGAGAAACAGTATAAGTAACTGATAATTAAGTGATTATTATGGAATTTCCAACTACAAGAATGAGAAGACTAAGAAAAAATGCTAAAATAAGAAATATTGTTCGCGAAACTAAACTTCAAAAGGAAGACTTAATTTATCCGATTTATTTTAAGGAAGAGCTTCAGGGGAATGAAAGGGAAGAGATTTCATCACTTCCAGGGGAATACAGATATTCTTTAGATAGCGGGGTTGAATTTGCAAAACAGTTAGAGGCGAAAGGTTTAAAATCCATTATTGTATTCGGAATTCCAAGAGAGGAAAGTAAAGATGAAATAGCAACACCGGATTACTCTGCAACAGGTATTGTTCAAAAAGCCGTTCGGAAACTTAAAAAGGAAACTGACTTGGTTGTCATCACTGACGTTTGCCTATGCCAATATACTTCTCACGGACATTGTGGCATGATTGTTGAAAACGGGGATAGCGACGATGGAATTGAAATATTAAATGATGAATCCTTACCTTATCTTGCAAAAGTTGCCTTGTCTCATGCTGAAGCCGGAGCGGATATTGTGGCTCCGTCTGATATGATGGATGGGAGAGTTGATGCAATACGTAAAATATTAGACGAAAATGGATATTGTAATGTAATGATAATGTCTTATTCGGTTAAATATGCCTCTGCATTTTATGAACCCTTTAGAGTTGCAGCTTGCTCATCACCTCATGCGGGAGATAGAAAATCTTATCAGATGGAT
This window of the Methanobrevibacter sp. V74 genome carries:
- the hemB gene encoding porphobilinogen synthase produces the protein MEFPTTRMRRLRKNAKIRNIVRETKLQKEDLIYPIYFKEELQGNEREEISSLPGEYRYSLDSGVEFAKQLEAKGLKSIIVFGIPREESKDEIATPDYSATGIVQKAVRKLKKETDLVVITDVCLCQYTSHGHCGMIVENGDSDDGIEILNDESLPYLAKVALSHAEAGADIVAPSDMMDGRVDAIRKILDENGYCNVMIMSYSVKYASAFYEPFRVAACSSPHAGDRKSYQMDPANAVEAIRECELDVIEGCDFLMVKPALPYLDVVRMVRDEFMLPLVAYNVSGEYAMIVAAIEKGFLTEKAITESLLSIKRAGADLIITNFASYLLLNDVIE